A window of Loxodonta africana isolate mLoxAfr1 chromosome 3, mLoxAfr1.hap2, whole genome shotgun sequence genomic DNA:
ATTCTCAGGGAATTTGTAGAGGAAAACGTTAACTAGGGAAAAATTTGGGATTAGACGCAAGATCAGCTAGTCAGTTTCAAGATCAAGAAGAAGATGGAGCCTTTGGGATTCCCTGAAATATTTAGCTATAGGGCACTAGATCTGTAGTGACCCTcaagaacagagtaaaactgccgtatagggtttccaaggagcagctggtggactttaactgctgaccttttggttagcagctgagctctcaaccactgtgccaccagagccccgtAGATAATATATAAGAATTAAGGaaacatttaaaatatgaaaaatcaCATTTTTCTTACATTGTTGACAATGCTTTTGTAAATATGTCTTGCCcttgttttttttcctgcagtttTTTTCAGCTACATGGAATCAAGAAACTATACACGTGTTTCGGAATTCTTCCTACTGGGactctcagaagagactgaaatgcAGCCCTTCCTCTTTGGGCTGTTCCTGTCCATGTATTTGATCATCTTCATTGGGAACCTGCTCATCATCCTGGCCATTATCACCGACTCTCAcctccacacacccatgtacttcttcctctttAACCTCTCTTTTGCAGATATCTGTTTCACCTCCACCACTGTCCCAAAGATGCTGTTGAACATCCAGATGCAGAGTAAAGTTATAACCTATGAAGGCTGCCTCAGCCAGATGTACTTTTTCATGCTCTTTGGAGTATTAGACAACTTCCTTTTgacagtgatggcctatgaccggttCGTGGCTATCTGTCACCCCCTCCACTACACTGTCATCATGAATCCCAAGTTCTGTGGCCTTCTGCTTTTGCTATCTTGGGTATTGAGTGTTCTGGACTCTCTATTACATGGTTTAATGATTTTGCATCTGTCATTTTGTGCAGAGTTGGAAATcccccactttttctgtgaactcAATCAGGTAGTCCAACTTGCTTGTTCTGACACCTTCCTCAATGACTTAGTGATGTATTTTACAACTGCGATCCTGGTTGTTATTCCACCCACTGgtatttttttatcttattcAAAGATTGTAGTCTCTGTTTTGAGAATTTCATCAGCTGGGGGCAAGTATAAAGCATTTTCCACTTGTGGGTCTCACCTTTCAGTAGTGTCTTTATTTTATGGTACAAGTGTTGTGGTGTATCTTAGTTCTGGTATTACCCAAAGCTCCAGGGAAAGTGCAATAGCCTCAGTGATGTACACTGTGGTCACACCCATGCTGAACCCCTTTATCTACAGtcttagaaacaaggacataAAGCAGGCCCTAAGAAATCTTTTCAGCTGAGAAACATTCTGTACGTGATAGGATCATTTGTATCAAGATTAGAGAATTACTTATAAATAACTGAACTCAAAAGCATAAAgacataaattatggtattttgTTTGTTCATAGAAAGATAATCTGCAGTTTACCTTATTTCTTGAGTTCAGTCTCTTTAATTTTGATACATTATAAGCAATGCCcacttctgtgtttctttttacAATTTTTGACCTCTCTGGTTTTATACCCTGGGTTCAATGTAGAAAACAATCTCCTGCATGAATTTTCAGCAgtaaaatatttaatacaaaatATTGGGAATTGATAGCACTGTAGGAAGAGCTGGAGGAATGAAAAAATACAGCTGGCCCTGCCAGATGAAAGCAAATGGCTCTCCTATTATCTACTTTTGGAGCAAAATCATTTGTCATATCAAAGACTTTGAAGCTGCTGCCAGAAAGATCACATCCAGATTTAGCAGAAGCATTTGAAGTCACCACTTGATTAAGATTACAACAATCCACACTtgctctccaatatttatttttcttctgcacAGTCCAACATATAAATTAAATTAAGATATAATAGAAATTGTAACCTCTGTTCCTTCAAACATGGATGGTGTCACTAATTTCTGTGATTTCTCCAGGGATGTGTTGGtgcttattaaaaaatattttgataggcaggaatgctttcagaagaTTCTGCTTGGCACATCCTACCATAATTGTCATCACTTACAGATTATAACAGTGATGTGGGTACACTGTCAATTACCAGCTATCTCTTTTCCAACTATGCATTCCAGATATTAGGGAACAATAAGAGGGTATAATTTTTGATTTACTGTATACTTTGTGAGACAAAGTAAGCTGAATTCTTCGTTTATCACCTGGCCTCAGAAGCCACTGCTTTGATTGATAAACCATAGTGAGATTTTGGGATTAGTGTTAGTTCATGGCCAGTGTCCAATTTTCAAAATGTCTGGTTATTTTCTTTAACCAGCTCACAATTTTCCAACTAAGAGACCACAGGTCTGTTTGAGCACTAGTATTCTGgtgaatgaataagaaagaccatagaagaattgacctttgaattatggtgtgggtgaagaatgttgactataccatgggctgccagaagaacaaacagatttatcttggaagaagtacagccagaatgctccttaaaagcaagggtgACAAGACTACATTTcggtactttggacatattatcagaagggaccagttcctggagaaggacatcatgcttggtagagagtcagcaaaaaagaggaagaccctccacaagactgattgacacagtggctacaaataTAGCAATAATTTTGAGAATggtccaggaccgggcagtgttttattctgttgtacatagtgtcactatgattcagaactgactcgacagcacctaacaacaacaataacattcggATAAATAATTGAATCcctctctaaaaaaaaagaaagaaagagaggaaggcaggaaagaaggaaggtaagaaggaaggaatgaaagagaaagctagaaaagaggaaggaaggaaagaaagagacacagagagagaacgGAAGGAAGAAATGTGATTATTGGTAATATTTTCCACTTTACATGACCagtttcaagctaccaacatgaTATCATGGAAAGAGTTGGGGAAAAATGACCCTTATGACCTATTAGGAGTAGGGTTAGAAGGAAAACGTATGGCATACATCTGTGGCAGTTTTATAGGCCAGCTTCAAGTGTATCTGAACTCATCGTTCAAGGGTCTAGGTCAGTGAACAGTTTCAGGTCTGAGAATCAAGTGAGACATATTTCTTTTTGGTGACTCAAGTCAAGCTTCTTTTCACCAGAACTAGAGTATTTTCAGTTACACAGATTGCATAGGACGTTGATAGAATACCTATGTTGTTTATTTATGGAGATATCATGATGAAGTGGCCATTTCTAAAAGATCCCTGTGGTTTAATCTATTTGGAAAAAATGGCCCTGCTGTCTGTTACATTAACCATGAATACCAAACCTGTGGTGGTTTAGTGATGCCAGTTCAGGATGCCATTATCTCCATCGAACTCAGAAGGCACCCATTTCAATTTCAGCATCTTCCATTTTAGCTCTGTCATACAGAGGACAACCACTACAGCGCTTTCCAAAGAAGCTATCAGCCTCCCCACAATGTATTTCTAATGTCCTGGTGGATGTAATGGCCTCTGAACCTTTTCCTACAGCATACTTGGGAGTGAGTGACTGAGTCACTTATTATAAATCCTTCAAAACATCCCTGTTTCTTTGCAATTTAAATTCCTTCCTGTATagtctgttgttgtcaggtgccattgagtcagttccaactcatagcagccctatgtacaacagaacgaaacactgtcaggtcctgctccatcctcatgactgttgctatgcttgagcccattgttgcagccactgtgttaatccctctcatcgagggtcttcctctttgtccctgaccctctgctttaccatgcatggtgttcttctccagggactgatccctcctgataacttgtccaaagtatgtggggtgtagtctcgccatccttgcttctaagaaacattctggttgtacttcttccaagacatatttgttcatttttttggcagtccgtggtatattcaatattcttctccaacatcacaatttaaaggcgtcaattcttcagtcttccttagtcatatgTATATTATAGTAAGGAGTTTATGGCACTGAACTTCTAGAGCAGACCACTGGTGAATCAAAGCTTCAgtaaactgataaaaaaaaaaaaaattagaactatTCCAATTTGCTCAAACTGGCATGTCAAACCCGTAATTTCTAATATCACTAtattaaggagccccagtggcatagtggttaagtgctcagctgctaaccagaaggtgagaggttcaaacccaccagcaactccatggaagaaagatatggcagtctgcttccataaagattacaggcttggaaatcctatgggacaattctactctgtcctataaggtcactatgagttggaatagactcaatggcaacttttttttttaatcactatatTCGTCTCACTTTagtactttttcttcttccattGACTGGCACTTACAGAATTCATTCTCAGACATATTCCCCAAGTTTTTAGAAAGATCTTGCAATTATTTTGATACCTTAACATTCACTTTCTTATTCAGTCTTTGTGTTTGTCTCTCTGTGACATCCTGGGATCTGACTGTAGATCTTATTCTGGAGTTAATGAGAAGAGAAGAGATGAGACATGAGATGCGTTGGAAACCACTTGTCAGGTGAATATACATTAAAtgcattaacccattgccgtgaagttgattccaactcatagcgaccttataggacagagtagaactgcctcatagggtttccaaggagcagctgctggattggaactgctgatctcttggttagcagctgaactcttaaccactgcaccaccagggctccgaatatACATTAGGTGAAGTCATTCCAGGGCTTCAGGCAAGGTCTAGGATAGCACTGAAACTTCTGGGTAGTCTGTAGAATCAGAATATTATGATTTACCCAGATAGACTCATTCGTACCCATTACTTTTCTAATTTGTCTCTTGCCATATAATTCCTTGAATTTTACTTAAGACTTTTGGCAAGATTGTGAAGTCAACTTATCTTGTAATTCATCAACCCACAGGATACGACTCTATTTTTGAGTCATACCCACCTCTGAGCTGCAGTTTTGAGAAACGAGAGATTTGATTCATTGCAATCCTGGGAATTCTTCTGGTTCTTTGATTGTGCCATGATCTGATCACTTAAAATCCTCAGcttgttatgtttttttttctgaaagttctTTCTTGTACTCAAAAACTCTCCGAGCCCACCCCACATTCCTTGAGTTCTGATTtccaacaaaatatttttatcatgtaATCCGGTCTGCCAAATCTTTGTTCAATAGACAGACTCTTCATGGTGAAACAGATTTGCTACTCTTTTTCACAGACTACCGGAATACCATTATCCAATGGAGCAACAACATTGTTGTCCTTAAGCCTAACAAGTTGAGATGttgtgtttttaggtgccgttgagttggttccaattcataatgaccctatgtacaacagaatgacacattGCCCGGTCGTGCACTGTTTTTATAACCACTGT
This region includes:
- the LOC100670907 gene encoding olfactory receptor 7A17-like isoform X1 — translated: MESRNYTRVSEFFLLGLSEETEMQPFLFGLFLSMYLIIFIGNLLIILAIITDSHLHTPMYFFLFNLSFADICFTSTTVPKMLLNIQMQSKVITYEGCLSQMYFFMLFGVLDNFLLTVMAYDRFVAICHPLHYTVIMNPKFCGLLLLLSWVLSVLDSLLHGLMILHLSFCAELEIPHFFCELNQVVQLACSDTFLNDLVMYFTTAILVVIPPTGIFLSYSKIVVSVLRISSAGGKYKAFSTCGSHLSVVSLFYGTSVVVYLSSGITQSSRESAIASVMYTVVTPMLNPFIYSLRNKDIKIALKLLGSL
- the LOC100670907 gene encoding olfactory receptor 7A10-like isoform X2, yielding MESRNYTRVSEFFLLGLSEETEMQPFLFGLFLSMYLIIFIGNLLIILAIITDSHLHTPMYFFLFNLSFADICFTSTTVPKMLLNIQMQSKVITYEGCLSQMYFFMLFGVLDNFLLTVMAYDRFVAICHPLHYTVIMNPKFCGLLLLLSWVLSVLDSLLHGLMILHLSFCAELEIPHFFCELNQVVQLACSDTFLNDLVMYFTTAILVVIPPTGIFLSYSKIVVSVLRISSAGGKYKAFSTCGSHLSVVSLFYGTSVVVYLSSGITQSSRESAIASVMYTVVTPMLNPFIYSLRNKDIKQALRNLFS